One window of Burkholderia vietnamiensis LMG 10929 genomic DNA carries:
- a CDS encoding FadR/GntR family transcriptional regulator, producing MEQGKDRSLVAKVMDGLVAGIVEDKYGGILPPQDVLSKEFDVSRTVMREALSMLLARDMLDVRPKVGTRVRPMRDWRMIDEDVVSWRFRAKPDPQFMRDVIEFRMLIEPRATAQAAVRATAVDIAGIREAFEAVKVLQPGDPNYDTADELLHTRIVQASGNQFFQQMAAIVRGAVRLVNPRVVQKEGAHDIAVKAHARVVDAIERRDPREAEAASLALIDFSADEISRDFSVDVPVRA from the coding sequence ATGGAGCAGGGCAAAGACCGGTCACTGGTCGCTAAAGTGATGGATGGACTTGTCGCGGGTATCGTTGAGGACAAGTACGGCGGCATTTTGCCGCCGCAGGATGTGTTGTCGAAAGAGTTCGACGTCAGCCGCACGGTCATGCGCGAAGCATTGTCGATGTTGCTGGCGCGCGACATGCTCGACGTGCGTCCCAAAGTCGGCACGCGGGTTCGGCCGATGCGCGATTGGCGGATGATCGATGAAGACGTCGTGAGCTGGCGGTTTCGTGCGAAGCCCGACCCGCAGTTCATGCGCGACGTGATCGAATTCCGCATGCTGATCGAGCCGCGCGCCACCGCCCAGGCGGCCGTGCGCGCGACGGCGGTCGACATCGCCGGGATTCGCGAGGCATTCGAGGCGGTCAAGGTGCTGCAGCCGGGCGACCCGAACTACGACACCGCGGACGAGCTGCTGCATACGCGCATCGTCCAGGCGAGCGGCAACCAGTTCTTCCAGCAGATGGCGGCGATCGTGCGAGGCGCGGTGCGGCTCGTGAATCCGCGCGTCGTGCAGAAGGAAGGTGCGCACGACATCGCGGTGAAGGCCCATGCGCGCGTCGTCGACGCGATCGAACGACGCGATCCGCGCGAGGCCGAGGCCGCCTCGCTCGCGCTGATCGACTTCAGCGCCGACGAGATCTCGCGCGACTTCTCCGTCGACGTGCCGGTGCGGGCGTGA
- the rpiA gene encoding ribose-5-phosphate isomerase RpiA, with translation MTQDELKRLVGQAAADYVIQNVPEGAVIGVGTGSTANCFIDALAAVKSRYRGAVSSSVATTERLKSHGIKVFDLNEIDALQVYVDGADEIDASGAMIKGGGGALTREKIVASVADTFVCIADGSKRVPVLGAFPLPIEVVPMARTAIGRRVAALGGVPVLRVTKDGAPYITDNGNEIIDVKGLQIAEPRAFEAKVNAWPGVVTVGLFAERGANLCLLGTENGVETIIYPA, from the coding sequence ATGACTCAAGACGAACTCAAACGCCTGGTCGGCCAGGCGGCCGCCGATTATGTGATCCAGAACGTGCCCGAAGGCGCGGTGATCGGCGTCGGCACCGGCTCGACCGCCAACTGCTTCATCGATGCGCTCGCGGCCGTCAAGTCGCGCTATCGCGGCGCCGTATCGAGCTCCGTCGCGACGACCGAGCGGCTCAAATCGCACGGCATCAAGGTGTTCGATCTGAACGAGATCGACGCGCTGCAGGTGTACGTCGACGGCGCCGACGAGATCGACGCGAGCGGCGCGATGATCAAGGGCGGCGGCGGTGCGCTGACGCGCGAGAAGATCGTCGCGTCGGTGGCCGATACGTTCGTCTGCATCGCCGACGGCAGCAAGCGCGTGCCGGTGCTCGGCGCCTTCCCGCTGCCGATCGAAGTCGTGCCGATGGCGCGCACGGCGATCGGCCGGCGCGTCGCCGCGCTCGGCGGGGTGCCGGTGCTGCGCGTGACGAAGGACGGCGCGCCGTACATCACCGACAACGGCAACGAGATCATCGACGTCAAAGGGCTGCAGATCGCGGAGCCGCGCGCATTCGAGGCGAAGGTGAACGCGTGGCCGGGCGTCGTGACGGTCGGCCTGTTTGCCGAGCGCGGCGCGAACCTGTGCCTGCTCGGCACGGAAAACGGCGTTGAAACGATTATTTATCCCGCTTAA